A stretch of Pseudochaenichthys georgianus chromosome 2, fPseGeo1.2, whole genome shotgun sequence DNA encodes these proteins:
- the LOC117458103 gene encoding sodium/potassium-transporting ATPase subunit alpha-1, translating to MGRGEGREQYELAATSEQVSKKKAKGKKKEKDMDELKKEVDMDDHKLTLDELNRKYATDLNNGLTGAKAAEILLRDGRNALTPPPTTPEWVKFCKQMFGGFSMLLWTGALLCFLAYGIQAAMEDEPANDNLYLGVVLSAVVIITGCFSYYQEAKSSKIMDSFKNLVPQQALVVRDGEKKCINAEEVVVGDLVEVKGGDRIPADLRIISASGCKVDNSSLTGESEPQTRTPDFSNENPLETRNIAFFSTNCVEGTARGVVISCGDRTVMGRIATLASGLEVGRTPISIEIEHFIHIITGVAVFLGVSFFVLSLILGYSWLEAVIFLIGIIVANVPEGLLATVTVCLTLTAKRMAKKNCLVKNLEAVETLGSTSTICSDKTGTLTQNRMTVAHMWFDNQIHEADTTENQSGTSFDKSSATWGALARIAGLCNRAVFLAEQSGLPILKRDVAGDASESALLKCIELCCGSVSEMRDKNLKISEIPFNSTNKYQLSIHNGSAGDEGTKHLLVMKGAPERILDRCSSIMMHGKEQPLDDEMKDSFQNAYLELGGLGERVLGFCHYNLPDDQFPEGFAFDTEEVNFPTENLCFIGLMSMIDPPRAAVPDAVGKCRSAGIKVIMVTGDHPITAKAIAKGVGIISEGNETVEDIAARLNIPINEVNPRDAKACVVHGGDLKDLSPEQLDDILKYHTEIVFARTSPQQKLIIVEGCQRQGAIVAVTGDGVNDSPALKKADIGVAMGISGSDVSKQAADMILLDDNFASIVTGVEEGRLIFDNLKKSIAYTLTSNIPEITPFLFFIIANIPLPLGTVTILCIDLGTDMVPAISLAYEAAESDIMKRQPRNPKTDKLVNERLISIAYGQIGMIQALAGFFTYFVILAENGFLPSTLLGIRVNWDNKYLNDLEDTYGQQWTYEQRKIVEFTCHTAFFVSIVIVQWADVIVCKTRRNSVFQQGMRNKILIFGLFEETALAAFLSYCPGMDVALRMYPLKPNWWFCAFPYSLLIFIYDEIRKLILRRSPGGWVERETYY from the exons GGTTTGACCGGTGCAAAGGCCGCTGAGATTCTGCTTCGTGACGGGCGCAACGCCCTCACCCCTCCTCCCACCACCCCAGAGTGGGTCAAGTTCTGCAAACAG ATGTTTGGGGGTTTCTCCATGCTCCTGTGGACCGGCGCCCTCCTCTGTTTCCTGGCCTATGGTATCCAGGCTGCAATGGAGGATGAGCCTGCTAATGACAAT TTGTACCTGGGTGTGGTGCTCTCCGCTGTCGTCATCATCACTGGATGCTTCTCGTACTACCAAGAGGCCAAGAGCTCCAAGATCATGGACTCCTTCAAGAACCTGGTCCCACAG CAAGCCCTGGTCGTCCGCGATGGCGAGAAGAAGTGCATCAACGCGGAGGAAGTGGTGGTGGGGGATTTGGTGGAGGTGAAAGGTGGTGACAGGATCCCCGCTGATCTGCGAATCATCTCCGCTAGCGGCTGCAAG GTGGACAACTCCTCTCTGACTGGCGAATCAGAGCCCCAGACTCGTACCCCCGACTTCTCCAATGAGAACCCACTGGAGACCAGGAACATCGCTTTCTTCTCCACCAACTGTGTTGAAG GAACTGCCCGCGGTGTTGTGATCAGCTGCGGAGACCGCACCGTCATGGGTCGTATCGCCACGCTCGCCTCTGGACTCGAAGTCGGACGCACCCCTATCTCCATCGAGATCGAGCACTTCATCCACATCATCACCGGCGTGGCCGTCTTCCTGGGTGTCTCCTTCTTCGTCCTCTCGCTCATCCTTGGGTACAGCTGGCTGGAGGCCGTCATCTTCCTCATCGGTATCATCGTCGCCAACGTGCCAGAAGGTCTCCTGGCCACGGTCACT GTGTGTCTGACCCTGACCGCCAAGCGCATGGCCAAGAAGAACTGCCTGGTGAAGAACTTGGAAGCCGTGGAGACCCTGGGCTCCACCTCCACCATCTGCTCCGACAAGACCGGCACCCTGACCCAGAACAGGATGACCGTGGCCCACATGTGGTTCGACAACCAGATCCACGAGGCCGACACCACGGAGAACCAGAGCGGCACCTCATTCGACAAGAGCTCCGCCACATGGGGCGCCCTCGCCAGGATCGCCGGCCTCTGCAACCGCGCCGTCTTCCTGGCAGAGCAGTCCGGCCTGCCCATCCTCAAG AGAGACGTGGCCGGTGACGCCTCTGAGTCCGCTCTGCTGAAATGTATCGAGCTGTGCTGTGGGTCAGTTTCAGAAATGAGAGACAAAAACCTCAAGATCTCTGAGATCCCGTTCAACTCTACTAACAAGTACCAG CTTTCCATTCACAACGGTTCAGCGGGGGACGAGGGTACCAAGCACCTGCTGGTGATGAAGGGCGCCCCAGAGAGGATTCTGGACCGCTGCTCCAGCATCATGATGCACGGCAAAGAGCAGCCTCTGGACGACGAGATGAAAGACTCTTTCCAGAACGCCTACCTTGAACTCGGAGGACTTGGAGAGAGAGTGCTCG GTTTCTGCCATTACAACCTGCCCGACGACCAGTTCCCAGAAGGCTTTGCGTTTGACACAGAGGAGGTGAACTTCCCCACTGAGAACCTCTGCTTCATCGGCCTCATGTCCATGATCGACCCTCCTCGTGCTGCTGTGCCCGATGCCGTCGGAAAATGCAGGAGCGCTGGAATCAAG GTCATCATGGTAACAGGTGATCATCCAATCACAGCTAAGGCCATTGCAAAGGGTGTTGGCATCATCTCCGAAGGCAACGAGACTGTTGAGGACATCGCTGCACGTCTGAACATCCCAATCAACGAAGTGAACCCAAG AGATGCAAAGGCCTGCGTAGTCCACGGTGGAGACCTGAAAGATCTGTCCCCAGAGCAGCTGGATGACATCCTGAAGTACCACACGGAGATAGTGTTTGCCAGAACCTCCCCGCAGCAGAAACTGATCATCGTGGAAGGCTGCCAGAGACAG GGAGCCATTGTGGCGGTGACAGGTGACGGTGTGAACGACTCTCCTGCTCTGAAGAAGGCGGACATCGGTGTCGCTATGGGCATCTCTGGGTCCGACGTCTCCAAGCAGGCCGCCGACATGATCCTGCTGGACGACAACTTTGCCTCCATCGTCACTGGAGTGGAAGAAG GCCGTTTGATCTTCGACAACTTGAAGAAGTCCATCGCCTACACTCTGACTAGTAACATCCCTGAGATCACCCCCTTCCTCTTTTTCATCATCGCCAACATCCCTCTGCCCCTGGGAACCGTCACCATCCTCTGTATCGACCTGGGAACTGACATG GTGCCTGCCATCTCCCTGGCTTACGAAGCAGCCGAGAGCGACATCATGAAGAGACAGCCACGAAACCCCAAAACAGACAAGCTGGTGAACGAGAGGCTCATCAGTATAGCATACGGACAGATCG GTATGATCCAGGCGCTTGCTGGTTTCTTCACGTACTTTGTGATCCTGGCTGAAAATGGCTTCCTGCCCTCCACCCTGCTGGGCATCAGAGTGAACTGGGATAATAAATATTTGAACGATCTGGAGGACACCTATGGACAGCAGTGG ACTTACGAGCAGAGGAAGATCGTGGAATTCACCTGCCACACCGCCTTCTTTGTCAGCATCGTCATCGTCCAGTGGGCCGATGTTATCGTCTGTAAGACCAGGAGGAACTCTGTCTTCCAACAGGGCATGAG GAACAAGATCCTGATCTTTGGTCTGTTTGAGGAGACCGCTCTGGCTGCCTTCCTCTCTTACTGCCCCGGCATGGACGTGGCCCTCCGGATGTACCCTCTCAA GCCCAACTGGTGGTTCTGCGCCTTCCCCTACTCCCTGCTCATCTTTATCTATGATGAAATCCGTAAGCTGATCCTCAGACGCAGCCCAGGAG GTTGGGTGGAACGGGAGACGTACTATTAA